Proteins encoded in a region of the Paenibacillus sp. E222 genome:
- a CDS encoding serine hydrolase — protein sequence MHLSNRSTRFRLTSITGAFMALVLSLSLWAPAVQAETAPAAVNEKGKATALTTESATAFLDTFFDSPEAKAQYVGASVVVVKDGKVVAEKGYGYSDLESKEPVDPKNTTFRIASVSKTFTSAAVMQLVEQGKVDLKADFQTYVKGLEFDNPFDKPVTVENLLTHTTGFEIRDPQQEDIHDDFDKSVSMEDYAKLHMPPVVREPGSAYMYDNFAFLLLGMIVENVSGEPFESYMQQHIFQPLGMDNSSFMLNGKFKNQLATAYDAGHNPLDLYTLSPAPMPQGGMLSTAEDIGNFMIAFLNDGVKDNERIWKESTVKSMEQYRSSIHPLLPNTTYGFEAAFQLPGAGSSSKVITKAGDLIGFSSYLFLIPEHNTGVFLTYNQTGALRNLFYPAFIQTFFPQYAEPVKFKDYTPQTADELQRFAGLYADLRLSTIVSSLKDGGKEPGQLSISDVFLGSRTLIQVEDHLFKDELTGQFTAFKENADGTIYMKEPYLNPFGYEKKGQKPQGFRDVQANSPYAEAIYGLQSLGYYSNDANEAFQPKNAVTRAEFIEDVLKMSGLKASKTTPPADTDWATHPAAGYIQLGYESGMITGADEKQFKPDQVITRQEAMVMIWRTFQLKYPNELFEDVKLAGQTDAWAVPAIQMMVKLGIHGPEVKVLEDGSVDFLSRKPLIRQEEAAIMYQLFTQPTDKIVADLMTKQPQSETSSDEEPANDTTAPATVTPE from the coding sequence ATGCATTTATCCAATCGAAGCACCCGCTTCAGGCTCACCTCCATAACGGGGGCGTTCATGGCGTTGGTCCTGTCCCTCAGTCTATGGGCACCCGCCGTGCAAGCGGAGACCGCACCTGCTGCGGTCAATGAAAAAGGGAAAGCGACAGCGCTGACAACGGAGTCCGCGACAGCCTTTCTGGATACATTTTTTGATTCCCCCGAAGCGAAAGCCCAATATGTTGGTGCTTCCGTAGTCGTTGTCAAAGATGGAAAAGTTGTGGCAGAGAAAGGGTATGGATATTCCGATCTGGAGAGCAAAGAGCCCGTTGATCCGAAAAATACCACCTTCCGTATCGCCTCGGTCTCCAAAACATTCACGTCAGCCGCTGTCATGCAGCTCGTAGAGCAAGGCAAGGTGGATTTGAAAGCTGATTTTCAGACCTATGTGAAAGGACTGGAATTCGATAATCCTTTTGACAAACCTGTAACGGTAGAGAATCTGCTCACACACACCACCGGATTCGAGATTCGCGACCCGCAGCAGGAAGACATCCATGATGATTTTGACAAAAGTGTATCAATGGAGGATTATGCCAAGTTACATATGCCACCTGTGGTTCGAGAACCTGGTAGCGCCTACATGTACGACAACTTCGCCTTCCTGCTGCTTGGCATGATTGTGGAGAATGTGAGCGGCGAGCCGTTTGAATCGTATATGCAGCAGCATATCTTCCAACCTCTGGGTATGGATAACAGCAGTTTCATGCTGAACGGCAAGTTCAAAAACCAACTTGCAACTGCCTATGATGCGGGCCATAATCCACTTGACCTGTACACCCTTTCCCCAGCACCTATGCCTCAAGGCGGCATGCTCTCAACGGCAGAGGATATCGGGAATTTCATGATTGCTTTCCTGAATGATGGTGTGAAGGATAACGAACGTATCTGGAAAGAATCTACGGTAAAAAGCATGGAACAATACCGTTCTTCCATTCATCCGCTGCTACCCAATACCACGTATGGATTTGAAGCTGCTTTTCAGCTTCCGGGTGCAGGCAGCAGTTCCAAAGTTATCACCAAGGCTGGCGACCTAATCGGATTCAGCTCTTATCTCTTCCTTATTCCTGAGCATAACACAGGTGTCTTCCTTACTTACAACCAAACGGGAGCACTTCGTAATCTCTTCTATCCTGCCTTTATCCAAACGTTCTTCCCGCAATATGCGGAGCCCGTCAAGTTCAAGGACTATACACCTCAAACTGCGGATGAGCTGCAACGCTTCGCGGGGCTATACGCGGACCTGCGACTGAGCACCATTGTCAGTTCCCTGAAAGATGGCGGCAAAGAACCCGGACAATTAAGCATTTCCGACGTCTTTCTTGGCTCACGTACCCTGATTCAGGTTGAAGATCATCTCTTCAAGGATGAATTAACAGGCCAGTTCACGGCGTTCAAGGAAAATGCTGATGGAACCATCTATATGAAAGAACCTTATCTCAACCCGTTCGGATATGAGAAAAAAGGGCAGAAACCCCAAGGCTTCCGGGATGTCCAGGCGAATAGTCCTTATGCTGAAGCCATCTATGGATTACAATCCCTTGGATACTATAGCAATGATGCAAATGAAGCTTTTCAACCCAAAAATGCCGTTACACGGGCTGAATTCATTGAGGATGTCCTTAAAATGAGCGGGCTGAAAGCCAGCAAAACGACGCCACCTGCGGATACCGACTGGGCAACTCACCCTGCTGCCGGTTACATTCAGCTGGGTTATGAATCCGGCATGATCACAGGTGCGGATGAGAAACAGTTCAAACCGGATCAGGTCATCACACGTCAGGAAGCCATGGTGATGATCTGGAGAACTTTCCAGCTGAAATATCCGAACGAACTGTTCGAGGATGTGAAGCTGGCCGGGCAGACAGATGCCTGGGCTGTGCCTGCGATCCAGATGATGGTGAAGCTAGGCATACATGGCCCAGAAGTGAAGGTGCTGGAGGATGGATCAGTCGATTTCCTCTCCCGCAAACCACTGATTCGCCAAGAAGAAGCAGCGATTATGTACCAGCTTTTTACACAGCCAACCGACAAGATCGTAGCTGACCTGATGACCAAGCAGCCGCAATCGGAAACTTCCTCAGACGAGGAACCTGCCAATGATACAACCGCGCCTGCAACCGTGACTCCTGAATAA
- a CDS encoding HSP90 family protein has protein sequence MTASNEYRFQVNLSGMIQILSNHLYSSPKVFLRELMQNATDAITARTEAEPGFQGEVRVELTGTGEQLTMMVEDNGIGLTEADIHEFLAMIGQSSKRGQQALLDGETSFIGRFGIGLLSCFMVSHEIVMLTQSAKGGPSMEWRGKPDGTYTIRQLDTQLSPGTKVYLRCTPDAAHYFETEYVKEALFYYGALLPYPVRLHSDGVQHIVNSQSPIWLMEPELARGRRAEVLAFGERLLGEKFQDFIPLTTASGRTGGIAFVLPHAVNLNAKRSHRVYLKRMLISEKAENILPDWAFFVKCLIWTDELQPTASREHFYENEKLEEVRSELGDALRKGLADMAESQTERLQKLIRLHALSMKALAVQDQEFYAMIHRWLPFESTRGHRELGELMSEGETLYFTTTVDEYRQIHHVASAQSMMVINGGYIYDSDLMAMLPLAVQHVQTQRLQPDEVSMSFIDVPPAERNQYYDALRLADSALQRFRCRAEVKGFKPADLPVLFTLSQESSTLRALEKASEESTELFSSVLGSLSSGISSAGYSTLYLNINNPIIQRVLTSPDAQMTPIAIEMLYVNALMMGHYAMNRQELEVLNQGIVRFIDWGLRANTDRKGDA, from the coding sequence ATGACAGCATCCAATGAATATCGCTTCCAGGTGAATCTAAGCGGTATGATCCAGATTTTATCGAACCATCTCTACAGCAGCCCTAAAGTATTTTTACGTGAATTAATGCAGAATGCGACGGATGCTATTACAGCTCGAACAGAGGCGGAACCGGGATTCCAGGGTGAAGTACGTGTGGAACTAACCGGAACAGGTGAGCAGTTGACCATGATGGTGGAGGACAACGGCATTGGTTTGACGGAAGCCGATATCCATGAGTTTCTCGCGATGATAGGTCAATCCTCGAAGCGTGGGCAGCAGGCCTTGCTCGATGGAGAGACTTCGTTTATCGGGCGATTCGGGATCGGATTATTGTCCTGTTTCATGGTGAGTCATGAAATCGTCATGCTGACGCAATCCGCGAAGGGTGGACCTTCGATGGAGTGGCGGGGTAAGCCCGACGGTACGTATACGATTCGTCAATTGGATACACAGTTGTCTCCGGGAACGAAAGTATATCTGCGCTGTACGCCGGATGCCGCCCATTACTTTGAAACGGAATATGTGAAAGAAGCCCTGTTCTATTATGGAGCGCTGCTGCCTTATCCAGTCCGCTTGCATAGCGATGGAGTTCAACATATTGTCAATAGCCAGTCACCGATCTGGTTGATGGAGCCTGAGCTTGCACGTGGACGCCGAGCGGAGGTGCTGGCTTTTGGTGAACGATTGCTTGGAGAGAAGTTCCAGGATTTCATCCCACTGACGACGGCTTCAGGCCGTACAGGAGGTATAGCCTTTGTTCTGCCCCATGCTGTTAATCTGAATGCCAAGCGTTCTCACCGGGTGTATCTGAAGCGAATGCTGATCTCGGAGAAGGCGGAGAATATTTTGCCGGATTGGGCCTTCTTCGTGAAATGTCTGATCTGGACAGATGAGCTTCAACCAACAGCTTCACGGGAACATTTTTATGAAAATGAAAAGCTGGAAGAGGTTCGCTCCGAACTTGGCGATGCCCTTCGTAAAGGATTGGCCGACATGGCTGAGAGCCAAACGGAGCGACTGCAGAAGCTGATTCGCCTGCATGCGCTGTCGATGAAGGCACTGGCTGTGCAGGATCAGGAGTTCTACGCCATGATTCACCGCTGGCTTCCGTTTGAAAGTACCCGCGGCCATCGGGAACTGGGCGAGTTGATGAGCGAAGGAGAAACGTTGTATTTCACGACCACGGTGGATGAGTATCGCCAGATTCATCATGTCGCGTCAGCCCAATCGATGATGGTCATTAACGGTGGATACATCTACGACAGCGATTTGATGGCCATGCTGCCACTGGCGGTACAGCATGTACAGACGCAGCGGCTGCAGCCGGACGAGGTATCCATGAGTTTCATCGATGTGCCGCCGGCTGAACGAAATCAGTATTATGATGCCCTGCGCCTTGCTGATTCTGCTTTGCAACGTTTCCGCTGCCGTGCAGAGGTGAAGGGCTTCAAGCCAGCCGATTTGCCGGTGCTGTTCACGCTCTCGCAGGAGTCTTCCACGCTGCGTGCATTGGAAAAAGCAAGTGAGGAGAGTACAGAATTATTCTCATCTGTCCTAGGATCATTGTCATCCGGCATTAGTTCGGCAGGTTATTCGACCCTGTACCTGAACATCAACAATCCAATTATTCAGCGGGTCCTGACTTCACCGGATGCCCAAATGACTCCGATTGCCATTGAGATGTTATATGTCAACGCGTTGATGATGGGACATTATGCGATGAATCGGCAGGAGCTTGAGGTGTTGAATCAGGGCATCGTTCGTTTTATTGATTGGGGTTTGCGTGCGAATACAGATCGTAAGGGGGATGCCTGA